A stretch of Tachyglossus aculeatus isolate mTacAcu1 chromosome 3, mTacAcu1.pri, whole genome shotgun sequence DNA encodes these proteins:
- the C3H10orf71 gene encoding cardiac-enriched FHL2-interacting protein codes for MQGNKKCSDGLSDSSSIGSVLDDADREVSSLTDRAFRSLCIAEEASFNDSNLVISPDISRQFFGKFHQGTGSHVLKKSNLYNRLPPQRNERATWASTFQQLPKYVQGEERYPKGSTPPLPPPARKALEVPVSGLRSSKPVSKVSSLIKTFDRTESQRPDNPSPAPKQAAQRSSPKCTLRPGSGVNFCFDSAFLKVRKVPAEPSDPSQTKHWPGSKQVPEDSSEHSDLAYDCDGLSPERPDPTDSFQASLGHPPQKPSRGKTVKSKEQASQGSFLHSENSAFESWNTHSQKMLERQEVTEIPPETKVALHYEDMPLFREPHTSEYKTSPSHTRAALNQEESIQREIAPCSSGSQVTSDPSASEFPGFARKEKPSHSEPDSEMVSTQPPWRRPRNGRKGKETRREGTNEMKINGQCPCLSKSPDTIEPRTENDAVRERANSVDASEAYSPPFNISELLTPVLPTKQVINSLENQSVQVTPPLPEKPPEGREQEGQGFSDYQSRDSYKSKLPSLLFNLKDVRKRVKSTYSPLPLLKNLDEKIKGRDYASQESVSNGILNLLEESPQDMFAKDNPQLFPSLPYVNSEEESKKYINGQCMDNYLPLSSPQILTEPPFYINGEGPEQNNSKAEDLVRDPKGSKMIPGLGHQLNEPNFKKGQHLPSLKLYGTDATDGKENQLSNHYPENVMPRSISQENQQEKEAGNQKANLSQKISPGPLSPEEEDVFYSDSQSDFFPSLKNKAKISTSSSDQSFASFEDLQSPRETWQKARFPESQREERQSGPGERQKREKKENTEEEEELRYSALVNGETIVEEEDEESLMQRERKSTSGDIPMMGPREEFNCKGAWSDRNAAVLLPHKEDLQLSPSSSSHKHIVFTIKDNTFKSSPVIKPILLPLLRTQSSEETSNSGKKETARAMAEQAEMENHVYQEARDTLNRQQSGQASGSNVEPSEARKGAFGTTNHSRQISPGVGRFLPGTGVIPSEDEGDLPGDLLMKDGASRKVPKCTVGSHQKSKTREKEKVKPAIVLSSVASEEDLSPNQALTHLVEQTEGFKSHLLSAPRAGSLVRHISPEEMMSSPTASSLVGRSMYSPATSTILEECFDDRDTLLGNFPCPTVTSPLSGIDTHLTGPVPEAKSSTKMRRREDGGRLLRWNMGCNPLDPYSEGLIDSSQRGLLSEHSANSTSPCEKSPSSGHVERSAGKPPAVPPKTEKALRRAKKLANKRRKPGPQQEKHTGVQEEKPRADEPAMVWERPLSPSEISLVTFPTVHPLPPSTHHHSISTLSEPIQRRQRIIQSATPVPSHPATQRKLLQDPHSGEYFVFDLPVQVQIKTFYDPETGKYIKVSIPSSEKDSLDPASPEDFNSPHVVYPGFQPLSVTSLAPRRSASELSAPIFRQNVQAMELTEKRYPSPGDSRHLGSSGDVVQSHPTDETPQSSETTTREAPSLDIISTDNLEDFAAEGIS; via the coding sequence ATGCAGGGGAATAAGAAATGCTCTGATGGACTGAGCGACTCTTCGAGCATTGGGAGCGTCTTGGATGATGCAGATCGAGAAGTGAGCAGTCTTACAGACCGGGCATTCAGGAGCTTGTGTATCGCTGAAGAGGCATCCTTCAACGACTCCAATCTCGTCATCTCCCCAGATATCTCTCGCCAGTTCTTTGGGAAATTTCACCAGGGAACCGGAAGCCATGTGCTCAAGAAAAGCAACCTCTATAACAGATTACCACCCCAAAGAAATGAACGTGCAACCTGGGCCTCAACATTCCAACAGTTACCAAAATATGTTCAAGGGGAGGAGAGATATCCCAAGGGCAGTACCCCGCCCCTACCCCCGCCAGCGAGGAAAGCACTGGAGGTGCCAGTGTCGGGGTTGAGGAGCAGCAAACCCGTCTCCAAGGTATCGTCGTTGATTAAGACTTTTGACAGGACAGAAAGCCAGCGCCCAGACAACCCGTCCCCGGCTCCCAAGCAAGCGGCCCAGAGAAGCTCTCCAAAATGCACCCTTCGCCCCGGGAGTGGAGTTAATTTCTGCTTCGATTCAGCATTTCTAAAGGTCAGGAAGGTGCCTGCCGAACCGTCTGACCCAAGCCAAACTAAACACTGGCCCGGTTCCAAGCAGGTGCCGGAAGATTCATCTGAACATTCGGATCTGGCGTACGACTGCGACGGCCTCAGCCCCGAACGGCCAGACCCCACCGATTCATTTCAGGCAAGTCTTGGCCACCCTCCTCAAAAGCCTAGCAGAGGTAAGACCGTAAAGAGTAAAGAACAGGCAAGCCAAGGGAGCTTCCTTCACAGTGAAAATAGCGCATTCGAGTCATGGAATACGCACAGTCAGAAGATGCTCGAGAGACAGGAGGTTACCGAAATTCCACCCGAAACCAAGGTCGCCCTTCATTATGAAGACATGCCGTTATTCAGAGAGCCCCACACATCTGAATATAAAACGTCTCCCAGCCACACCAGGGCAGCCTTAAATCAGGAAGAGAGCATTCAGAGAGAGATAGCTCCTTGCTCCTCCGGGTCGCAAGTCACTTCCGATCCATCGGCTTCTGAATTCCCAGGCTTTGCCAGGAAGGAAAAGCCTTCTCATTCGGAACCCGACTCAGAGATGGTGAGCACCCAACCCCCGTGGCGGAGACCAAGAAAtggcagaaagggaaaggagacaaGACGGGAAGGAACAAACGAAATGAAGATCAATGGGCAATGCCCTTGTCTGAGTAAAAGTCCAGATACCATAGAGCCACGTACTGAAAATGATGCGGTAAGAGAACGGGCAAACTCGGTGGATGCCAGTGAAGCTTATAGCCCTCCCTTTAACATTAGTGAGCTACTGACTCCCGTCCTACCTACCAAACAAGTCATAAATTCATTGGAAAATCAATCCGTTCAGGTAACCCCCCCACTCCCAGAAAAGCCACCAGAAGGTAGAGAACAGGAGGGGCAGGGGTTTAGCGATTATCAATCTCGTGACAGTTACAAGTCCAAATTGCCTAGCTTGCTATTCAACCTCAAGGATGTTCGAAAACGTGTAAAGAGCACTTACAGTCCTTTACCGCTCTTAAAAAATCTCGATGAGAAAATcaaaggcagggattatgccagTCAAGAGAGTGTCAGCAATGGGATCTTGAACCTGCTTGAAGAAAGCCCACAGGACATGTTTGCTAAGGATAATCCACAACTCTTCCCCTCTTTGCCCTATGTAAATAgcgaggaggagagtaaaaaataCATAAACGGACAATGCATGGATAATTATCTGCCTCTAAGTTCACCTCAGATCTTAACTGagcctcccttctacatcaatgGAGAGGGTCCAGAACAAAACAATTCCAAGGCTGAAGATCTCGTTAGAGACCCCAAGGGCAGTAAAATGATTCCAGGCCTAGGGCACCAGTTAAATGAACCCAATTTTAAGAAGGGTCAGCATTTACCCTCACTGAAACTTTATGGTACAGATGCCACAGATGGAAAGGAAAATCAATTGAGTAATCACTACCCTGAAAATGTAATGCCAAGATCCATCTCGCAAGAGAATCAACAAGAGAAAGAAGCTGGAAATCAGAAAGCAAATCTCAGCCAGAAAATATCACCAGGCCCACTGTCCCCAGAGGAAGAAGATGTATTTTATAGTGATAGCCAATCGGATTTTTTCCCAAGCCTCAAAAACAAAGCTAAAATTAGCACTAGCTCATCTGACCAATCATTCGCCTCCTTTGAGGACCTACAGTCTCCGAGAGAAACGTGGCAGAAAGCAAGGTTTCCAGAAAGTcaaagggaagagaggcagagtggcccaGGTGAGaggcaaaagagagagaagaaagagaacacagaggaagaagaggagttgaGATACTCTGCTCTGGTCAATGGTGAGACCATCGtagaagaggaagatgaagagagcttgatgcagagggaaagaaagagcacGTCTGGAGATATACCGATGATGGGCCCCAGAGAAGAATTCAATTGCAAGGGGGCTTGGTCAGATAGAAATGCAGCTGTCCTCCTTCCCCATAAAGAAGATCTCCAATTATCACCTTCCTCAAGTTCCCACAAGCACATTGTGTTTACAATTAAAGACAACACCTTCAAGTCATCTCCTGTGATCAAACCCATCTTGTTGCCCTTGCTGAGAACTCAGTCCTCTGAAGAGACATCAAACAGTGGTAAGAAGGAAACTGCCAGGGCAATGGCAGAGCAGGCAGAGATGGAAAACCATGTTTACCAGGAGGCCCGAGACACACTCAATCGTCAACAATCGGGCCAGGCCTCTGGGTCAAACGTGGAACCCTCGGAGGCAAGAAAAGGAGCCTTCGGGACTACAAACCACAGTAGGCAGATCTCACCCGGAGTGGGACGTTTTCTTCCTGGAACAGGAGTTATCCCTTCAGAAGATGAAGGCGACTTGCCAGGTGACCTGCTGATGAAAGATGGCGCATCAAGGAAGGTACCAAAGTGCACTGTGGGAAGCCATCAGAAGAGCAagacaagagagaaagagaaagtaaaACCAGCCATTGTTTTATCAAGTGTGGCTTCTGAAGAAGACCTTTCCCCAAACCAAGCCCTCACCCATTTGGTAGAGCAGACAGAGGGTTTTAAAAGTCACTTATTGTCGGCTCCTAGGGCAGGGTCCTTGGTGAGACACATAAGCCCAGAAGAGATGATGAGCTCTCCTACGGCAAGTTCTCTAGTAGGGAGAAGTATGTATTCTCCTGCCACCAGCACAATTCTGGAGGAGTGCTTTGACGATCGGGATACATTACTGGGGAattttccctgcccaacagtaacAAGCCCACTGTCAGGCATAGACACCCACCTAACCGGTCCGGTTCCAGAAGCAAAGTCAAGTACTAagatgagaaggagggaggatggtggaCGTCTACTGAGGTGGAATATGGGATGTAACCCACTCGATCCATATTCTGAAGGGCTGATAGACTCCTCCCAGAGAGGGCTGCTTTCTGAGCACAGCGCCAACTCAACATCTCCCTGTGAGAAGTCACCATCCTCTGGTCATGTGGAAAGGTCAGCGGGGAAGCCACCCGCTGTCCCACCCAAGACTGAAAAGGCCCTCCGCCGGGCCAAGAAACTGGCAAACAAGAGGAGAAAGCCTGGCCCGCAACAAGAAAAGCACACCGGAGTACAGGAGGAAAAGCCCCGGGCAGATGAGCCAGCTATGGTATGGGAaaggcctctgtctcccagcgAGATTTCTCTAGTCACCTTCCCTACGGTCCACCCCCTACCGCCTTCCACACACCACCACTCCATCTCCACCCTCTCTGAGCCCATACAGAGGAGGCAACGGATCATCCAGTCGGCCACCCCCGTGCCCTCCCACCCAGCAACTCAGCGGAAACTCCTCCAAGACCCCCATTCCGGAGAATACTTTGTCTTCGATCTACCCGTTCAAGTGCAAATTAAGACTTTTTACGATCCAGAGACGGGCAAGTACATCAAagtctccatcccttcctctgagAAAGACTCGCTTGACCCAGCCTCTCCAGAAGATTTCAATTCTCCTCACGTGGTGTACCCCGGCTTCCAGCCTCTATCGGTGACTTCTTTAGCCCCTCGGAGGTCTGCTTCTGAACTCTCCGCTCCTATTTTTAGGCAGAACGTTCAGGCAATGGAACTGACTGAGAAGAGGTATCCAAGCCCCGGAGATTCAAGACACTTAGGCTCATCTGGGGATGTCGTGCAAAGTCACCCCACTGACGAgacaccccagagctcagaaaccACCACACGTGAAGCCCCGAGTCTGGATATCATTTCCACCGATAATTTAGAGGACTTTGCTGCAGAAGGGATCTCCTGA